One window of Cydia pomonella isolate Wapato2018A chromosome 5, ilCydPomo1, whole genome shotgun sequence genomic DNA carries:
- the LOC133518325 gene encoding uncharacterized protein LOC133518325 isoform X2 — MCSAFRIAVVSVICVAVAFGHVHGPRRSRRMDAEDYAQNEIDSGRAEESSWWPSAEFAVLQKVYDDCSAQKHLTMCLKGKALHALTRAVEQESVQLADGLTLVKQADAPAAVAEPRFFPGMSTEDKLDMALRTKFEQLMNSHTISMDLASEGRGRGKKVLPYLLLGIFTTVSVVGGIALKTLAAIAGKALIASKVALTIAGIIALKKLFSHDGAPGETTFQVHADGHHSL, encoded by the exons atgtgtTCCGCTTTTCGGATAGCCGTCGTGTCAGTTATCTGTGTGGCTGTCGCCTTTGGCCACGTGCACGGACCCCGCAGATCCCGCCGGATGGATGCCGAGGATTATGCACAAAACGAAATCGACAGTGGAAGAGCCGAAGAGAGCTCGTGGTGGCCTTCGGCAGAGTTCGCCGTTTTGCAGAAAGTTTATGACGATTGCAGTGCGCAAAAGCACCTGACGATGTGCTTAAAGGGCAAAGCCCTGCACGCCCTCACACGGGCCGTGGAACAG GAGAGCGTGCAGCTCGCGGACGGGCTCACCTTGGTGAAGCAGGCGGACGCTCCCGCGGCAGTCGCGGAGCCGCGCTTCTTCCCTGGCATGTCCACGGAAGACAAGCTCGATATGGCTCTGCGCACTAAATTCGAGCAATTGATGAACTCGCACACCATCTCGATGGACTTGGCTTCGGAGGGTAGAGGCAGAG GCAAGAAAGTGCTCCCTTACCTGCTGCTCGGTATCTTCACCACCGTAAGCGTGGTGGGAGGCATCGCCCTCAAGACGCTGGCAGCCATCGCTGGCAAGGCGTTGATCGCCAGCAAGGTCGCGCTCACGATAGCCGGTATCATCGCCCTGAAGAAACTCTTCAGCCACGACGGCGCCCCCGGCGAAACTACCTTCCAAGTGCACGCTGATGGACATCATAG TCTTTAA
- the LOC133517782 gene encoding probable RNA methyltransferase CG11342 has product MTSEDLNHLGNDPGAVKFGNFINYYSFHNVEHRMNNLNKQMFPASVANEPFLCLDIGCNTGELTKDLYQYLKTIYPENEIRLLAVDIDRTLITRAQEINQIPNITFTTCNIMSDNDQKSIQDYLKSYHKKRFDVTFCFSVTMWIHLNNGDDGLLHFINYIKRKSRSIIIEPQPWKCYRNAQRRLKKSGSTFPLYDSLKIRSDVELFIENKVNEGTHEKVYGSLNPSWNRKILSFHDNKD; this is encoded by the coding sequence atgacAAGTGAAGATCTAAATCATCTGGGTAATGATCCAGGTGCTGTAAAATTTGGTAATTTTATCAACTATTACTCATTTCATAATGTGGAGCACAGAATGAATAACCTAAACAAACAAATGTTTCCCGCATCTGTTGCTAATGAACCATTTTTGTGCTTGGACATTGGCTGCAACACAGGAGAACTTACAAAAGACCTATATCAATACTTGAAAACAATTTACCCAGAAAATGAAATACGGTTGCTGGCTGTTGACATTGACCGAACACTGATCACAAGAGCACAAGAAATCAATCAAATCCCTAATATTACATTTACGACTTGCAATATTATGTCTGATAATGATCAGAAATCAATTCAAGACTATTTGAAAAGCTATCACAAAAAGAGATTTGATGTAACCTTCTGTTTTTCTGTCACAATGTGGATACACCTAAATAATGGAGATGATGGTCTATTACACTTTATCAACtatatcaaaagaaaatctAGATCAATCATTATAGAGCCACAACCATGGAAATGTTACAGAAATGCCCAAAGAAGATTGAAAAAATCTGGTAGCACATTCCCCTTGTATGATTCATTAAAAATCAGAAGTGATGTGGAACTTTTCATAGAAAATAAGGTTAATGAAGGCACACATGAGAAAGTATATGGTTCTCTGAACCCATCCTGGAATAGAAAGATTTTAAGTTTTCATGATAACAAGGAttga
- the LOC133517781 gene encoding uncharacterized protein LOC133517781 — MYYFFLFRITSKQIILKYNLKSRRVCNCVSHPAKFILFIIDHTYFSEMNNSAAKVGEIFTEAGAAFNKLAEMTMMLHPMAENTPTAPAKTPVKRKAADDRPVIAGTTPQTTHNVHAAPISQQVTLNMLNAHESEMDGDGLNNQVKLEFESSTEEVTT, encoded by the exons atgtattattttttcttattcagaatCACgagtaaacaaataatattaaagtataatttaaaaagtCGGCGAGTTTGTAACTGCGTATCACATCCtgccaaatttattttattcatcatTGATCACACATATTTTTCTGAAATGAATAATTCCGCTgctaag GTTGGTGAAATATTCACCGAAGCTGGAGCTGCATTCAATAAACTGGCCGAAATGACAATGATGCTGCACCCTATGGCTGAAAATACACCTAC TGCACCAGCAAAAACACCTGTGAAGAGAAAAGCAGCAGATGACAGACCAGTTATAGCCGGCACCACACCACAAACAACTCACAATGTTCATGCAGCACCCATATCACAGCAG GTGACCCTAAACATGTTGAATGCTCATGAATCAGAAATGGATGGAGACGGCCTGAACAATCAAGTAAAACTGGAGTTTGAGTCTAGCACTGAGGAAGTGACAACTTAG
- the LOC133518325 gene encoding uncharacterized protein LOC133518325 isoform X1 yields the protein MCSAFRIAVVSVICVAVAFGHVHGPRRSRRMDAEDYAQNEIDSGRAEESSWWPSAEFAVLQKVYDDCSAQKHLTMCLKGKALHALTRAVEQESVQLADGLTLVKQADAPAAVAEPRFFPGMSTEDKLDMALRTKFEQLMNSHTISMDLASEGRGRGKKVLPYLLLGIFTTVSVVGGIALKTLAAIAGKALIASKVALTIAGIIALKKLFSHDGAPGETTFQVHADGHHRRNMYVVRPAKASAVDPYRYYGEQTTSTAAASA from the exons atgtgtTCCGCTTTTCGGATAGCCGTCGTGTCAGTTATCTGTGTGGCTGTCGCCTTTGGCCACGTGCACGGACCCCGCAGATCCCGCCGGATGGATGCCGAGGATTATGCACAAAACGAAATCGACAGTGGAAGAGCCGAAGAGAGCTCGTGGTGGCCTTCGGCAGAGTTCGCCGTTTTGCAGAAAGTTTATGACGATTGCAGTGCGCAAAAGCACCTGACGATGTGCTTAAAGGGCAAAGCCCTGCACGCCCTCACACGGGCCGTGGAACAG GAGAGCGTGCAGCTCGCGGACGGGCTCACCTTGGTGAAGCAGGCGGACGCTCCCGCGGCAGTCGCGGAGCCGCGCTTCTTCCCTGGCATGTCCACGGAAGACAAGCTCGATATGGCTCTGCGCACTAAATTCGAGCAATTGATGAACTCGCACACCATCTCGATGGACTTGGCTTCGGAGGGTAGAGGCAGAG GCAAGAAAGTGCTCCCTTACCTGCTGCTCGGTATCTTCACCACCGTAAGCGTGGTGGGAGGCATCGCCCTCAAGACGCTGGCAGCCATCGCTGGCAAGGCGTTGATCGCCAGCAAGGTCGCGCTCACGATAGCCGGTATCATCGCCCTGAAGAAACTCTTCAGCCACGACGGCGCCCCCGGCGAAACTACCTTCCAAGTGCACGCTGATGGACATCATAG GCGGAATATGTACGTGGTGAGGCCAGCGAAAGCAAGCGCGGTGGACCCATACCGATACTACGGCGAGCAGACGACGTCCACCGCTGCCGCCAGCGCGTAG